The following DNA comes from Triticum aestivum cultivar Chinese Spring chromosome 3D, IWGSC CS RefSeq v2.1, whole genome shotgun sequence.
GAATTGCTAGGGGCTGACAAGGATGAGATTGACACTTATACCAAACTGGACCAAGAGCAGGCCAACAAGCTCCATCTCAAGTATGCACTCTATCGCATCAAAGCTTGCCTGGTTAGTTAGTCCCATACTAATGCTCCTATCTGTTTATTGTTGATCTATCATACATACATGAAAATTTATGCTCTCTTATGTGCCTACTCCATCTGTGTAGCTGTTGAAAGGGAAGCCGGTTGACGAGCTGGATGATGTTGCATTGGAACGCAAGTACCCTCCAGAGCTTATCGTGAAGAACAACTACTTTTTTCACTATGAGGATGACTTCTTTGGTTGGTATTTTGATTCCGAACTCTGTTACAAAGCGTCCTTGAGCGACTACCAGCGGCTAGTCCTTTTAAATGATGTAAGTGCTATCGTATTCGCTGCATTTATTTCTGTAATGCATCTACATTTAATCTGTATCCATGCACTCAGTAACCAGTTTCTTGTTGATTTTCCCTTTGAATGGGCAATAGCAAAAAATTGCTTAATAAGAATGTGACTTCTTGTGTCATGCAGACTTTTAAGTGAGTAACCTCTCAGTGTAAGTGGCATTAGTTTCTTGGAGAAACTCAACACCTAAACTAAGAAAATAGTAGCATTTGGGGATTAAGCAAATATTAGAATATGGGTGCTTGCAATAAATTGTGGTAAAATATGCAATCTACAACAAAAGAAAAGCCAGACTTTTTTTTAGCGGGGTTTTCAATTAAAAAACAAACAGAGATTAATTTTTAATTGTTATTTGGATGGAACAAGTCCTAAAACCTCAATTGGGCGTTCATGCTATAGGCTGCTCCCAGAATACAACTACTATCCTGTTTTTGTATGCATATACAAAGTTTGCCCGTTTTTCCAAGTCCCCATATATTTTTGACATGTTCGAGTACTATCTGTTATTTAGGTCTTCTTGAACTGCATAAGTACTCTATAATCAATACTCATAGGAGCATCCCGTTCACTTATGTCCAGTGCTTGTTATTCTCAGGGCAGCTGTACCATGTTGTTTTATTTGGGTGCAGGGTGATGAGTATTCGAGTTGGAGAAgataccaaacattttatagcacccCTGAAGCTGATAGAGATTATCTCAACTACTGGGAAACAATTGTGAAGGAACTTAAAGTATGCCTTGTGCAATAATCAGCTAGTTCAAGATTAGAACTTTGATCAGTATTTTTGTTTTCTTGGACTAACAACGTTTGTTCTTGACAGTGGCTTGAGCAGTATCTGCTGACAAACGAGTCTTCTATTGAGGTATGCATATTTGACCTCTCAAAACCATGGAATCGCAAAAAATCTCTATATAAATATTGCAGCACCACAATAACTTTTCTGTTCTATTATTTAGTGGGCGCATAAACATTCAAAGGCTATGTTCCAAGCAATTAGGATCGCTTCTAAGTTTCCCTGCATGACTCTGAAACTAGCAGCTGTTGGTTTACATGTACGATTCCTCTGTCCTTTGCTCAGTCAGATGTTCGGCCCTAGTTATAGTTGTGTCTAACAATTGCATTCTTTCGATTCAATTCAGGAGTATATATGGAATGCGCGCATACATCTCATGTTTGTGAAAGATCTTGATGGTATCTTGTGTCAGATTTGGAGGCGGCTCAATGCGGGCATCAGGTCAGCGCTACACACCAGCCTTTTCAAAACTCAACATTGTTATTTTTATGGATGATTGTGTTTTGTGAATGCTTGCTCTCTACTTATGCTTGGCGATGTTGTTTATTTTCCCCTTGGACAATGTTCAGCTGCGTTTCAGAGATGCTCTCAAGCAAGTTTATGAGGCTAACTTGTTTCCAGCACACGACCGCAGTATGATGTATGAGCTGGAGTACGGCGATTCCAAAATGGAGCTAGTAGTAGGTTTTTCGTTCCACAGACGTTTTATATGTGCTTTCTTTTGTTATAATAAATCGGTATATCTTTTACAATGCAAATTGATTGATTTGGTCTTCTTTCTTTGTAGTTTGTTAAGTGCACGACAGGCCTTAGTGACGGTGTAAGTATAGTATGGTGTTGTCTTAGCATCCATTGGTCCCTGTTATATTCTGTGTGTGATTTCTTTCTTTCATGTCCCTAGGTTCCAGAAGATAGAGCCCGTGAGCTGATTAAACAGGAAATTCACTGGACGGTATGTTCGGTAGATATTGTCAAACAGCATTGTATCCACTTGCAGTTTTGTATGTAATATATAGCTTACTCTTTCCATTTTCAGCGTGAGTCGTCAGGAACGTATGAGCGGTACGCCAGGAAGAAGCTCAAGATTGCAGAACTGATAGGATTGATTCCCAAGGACAAGATAGCAGCTGCGTAGTTGTGTTTATTAAGATAGCAGCTGCGTAGTTGTGTTTATTAAGATAGCAGCTGTGTAGTTGTGTTGGTAATGTCTTGGCGCTGGTTCCATAAAGATCCCAGGCTGCATTATTCCTAGCAACACCTGTTAGGTACCTTATGTATGGAAAAAATCAGATCTTGAATTGACTAGCTTTTGTATGGAAGAATTTCATCTTGAATTGACTAGTTGTATCTTGCATTTATTGCGTGCATACCTAGATCAAACTGTTCAAATGCCATCATGAAATGAACAAATTCGATTGATGGAAAATCCTCGTTGAGACTGCGAAATTCAGGAACGCTCGCGACATGGTTTAATTTACGAACTCCGGTTCATCCTGCTGCAGAAGAAAGCATCCTTGACAAACAAACTGATTGCCTATCCCCCAGATTCCTCACAGGACCGAATCCAAATGATTTTGAAATGATAAAATTCCAAAACAATATGGAGGAGCCAAGGAGTGGGAGGCCCAGAAGACAGCGCCGCCCAAGGAAGCGGTGCCACCTCCTGTCGCCGGTCCGACTGCGACTCCGACCACCAAGAGCTCTGAAGAACGGTGCCTCAACTACAACAATCCAGGTCATTTAGCTCCTCGTTGCCCTACCATTCGTTGCGAGAAATGCAACAAGCTTGGTCATATGGCTCAGTTATGCCAATCTCTAAGGCCTTGGGAGTGTATCCCTTTCCTATGTGGTTTTCAGTACCCTGGACAGGGTTTCTTCTATATCCCTGATCTGTGTGCATCTAAACAAAATGCTGAGAAAACAAACAATGTGGTGATCACTATTATAGAGGGGGCTGCTAGTGTTAAAGAGATTGAACATGAGTTTAATGGTTTTTTTGCTCATAAACCTGAAAAAAAAAGTGGCGCTGTACTGCTCGTTCCATTAGCCCTACGCAATTTGTTATGTGGTTCCCTAATGCTAGTGAAGTAGAAAGAGCTTGTTGTTATGGCAAACGTCTTCCTTTGAAAGATGGCTCAATCATTGTTTGCATAACTCCATGGTCTGCTTCTGTGGGGGCTAAAGGGGATATGGAAAAAAGCATGGGTTCGAGTAAGAAATGTTCCATTGGAAAAAAGATGTACTGAACATGTtgcatttggggggggggggggggggggggggggctggtgggTATAACTTTGGAAGTAGATGAAGCCACTTTGCATAAACCTGAGTATGTTAGAATACTACTGGGGTGCAGAGAGGTGGAAAAAAATCCTCCATCTGCTGAGGGGATGTTGGGTGAACAATTCTATGATTTCTTTTAGGAAGTTGAGAAAATTGTGTCTGTTGGAGGGATAAGAATCAATCCTCGATTGCTGTGGACAGCAGTGCATCCCCCTCATTCCCAAAGAAAGCTAGGGTGGATTCATACCCTACTTCTTCTACTGGGCAAGGGGAGACTAGTGCTTCTACGGTGGGGAATCATTCATCCCAGAGCTATGATAAAGGATCACAATGATTATCTGCTATTGTTGAAAATGAAGACGAGGAGGATAGTGATGAGGGGAACCATACTGAGCTACTAATTGAATCCATCGCCAGAGAAGATGCTAATGAAAATTTGGCTCATTATGATTCTCCGATGAACAACATTTCCTTTGAAAACAATGTTGATAAGGTGGAAAATGATGGTGGGGATGTGTCCCCTACTCCTGCTATCAACACTAAAAAAGGTGCTTGGGAAATCATCCAAACCCCTGTTCCTCCTTCTCTCATGTTTCTTCAACATTATGAAAACCCTCATGGAGTTGTGTTTCCTCCTTTGTCAGATTATGTgatctggccctccttgcctcatattGTTCCTCTTGAAGAAGGTTCAGCCGAGGGAGGAGAGAACTGCAGTGAGTACACTGTTGAGTCGCCTTCTGGGTCGCCCATACATGATTCTGTGGTGCCTGAGGACCCGGCTATACACAGACAATTCCAGAAACTGGAGAAGGTGGAAGGTAGGGCTGCCAACAGAATGAAGAAACGCGATTCTGAAGGTAAAAAAATGCTCAATACTAACAATCAGTTCTCGGTTCTATCTAATACTGATATTGTGTTGCGTGCATCCCTTATGGGAGTACAAATTCCTGATGGTAATTTTGCTACTATTGATGTCATTCGCGAACTAGAGACATCTAGGAATTTACTTCTTGataagaaaaatgaaaaagaatCTCCTAGTATAACTCTCAATGATGGGTTGGGTAATAACATTCCCTTATCTTTAACTTGGGATGAGGGCTATAAAGAAGAGGAGGAAGCTTTTACTCCTGTCCAATCAAGGCTAAAAAAGAGGAAAAATCAGCGAAGGAGAACAATGGTCATCTCGTCCCCTATTGACCCTGTTAGGCCTATGACTAGAAGTCAAAAAAGAAAGGGAGATGGTAGGGATGCTATGAATCTTGACAGACCTACCAGGGTGAAAGATAAACCTGAACGATATAAATGATAGGTATCTTTTGGAATTGTTGGGGGGCAGGTAAGAAGGGCATGTCTACCTGCCTCACTAACATGATTAATGCCAATGGGGTGGACTTCCTTGGGTTGCAAGAAACTATGAAAGGCAACTATACCCCTTCCTTCTTTAGGAAATTGGATCCATATCAAAAGTTTCATTGGGAGTGGAACCCTTCTAGGGGGGAATCTGGAGGCATCCTTTGTGGTCTTAATAAAGACAAGTTTGATATCGGGGTTAAACACGGGAAATTTATTTTACAAATTGACCTTTTCGATAGGATCAAAAATTGCAAATGGCCCTTGATGGTTGTATATGGTGCTGCTCACGATGAGCACAAACCTGAATTTATGGCAGAAGttgttgggaaacgcagtaatttcaaaaaaattcctacgcacacgcaagatccatctaggtgatgcatagcaacgagcggggagagtgtgtccacgtaccctcgtagaccgaaagcggaagcgttaagtaacgcagttgatgtagtcgaacgtcttcgcgatccaaccgatcaagtaccgaacgcacggcacctccgcgatctgcacacgttcagctcggtggcgtCCCTCGTACTCatgatctagctgaggccgagggagagtttcgtcatcacgacggcgtgatgatgaagttaccgaccctgggcttcgcctaagcactacaacgatatgactgaggtggaaatctgtggagggggcaccgcacacggctaagacaattgtcaacttgtgtgtctatggggtgccccctcccccgtatataaaggaggggaggagggaagggccggccctctctatggcgcgcccaagggggagtcctactcccagtaggagtaggtttccccccttccctagttggagtaggagaagaaggaagagggagaaggagagaaggaaagggggggccggccccccaccacaaaccggattgggcttggggggagggggctccacctggccgcctcctcctctctcccactaag
Coding sequences within:
- the LOC123074269 gene encoding uncharacterized protein → MAMPQKRRRRRRRPLQEGGAPRRRLGEDGASVSGSLVDSDSNSRVDGGSPPPGFPDELVMSSTVSRYHEIIASRLAQLQLPVGDDGSDLAGFSDLPSREILEVLTRKSFPDDYSRAALLEYQCQKILNETQGRDRDSVKSDSAVVDTEPGDVITEVEHMRDCELLGADKDEIDTYTKLDQEQANKLHLKYALYRIKACLLLKGKPVDELDDVALERKYPPELIVKNNYFFHYEDDFFGWYFDSELCYKASLSDYQRLVLLNDGDEYSSWRRYQTFYSTPEADRDYLNYWETIVKELKWLEQYLLTNESSIEWAHKHSKAMFQAIRIASKFPCMTLKLAAVGLHEYIWNARIHLMFVKDLDGILCQIWRRLNAGIRDALKQVYEANLFPAHDRSMMYELEYGDSKMELVFVKCTTGLSDGVPEDRARELIKQEIHWTRESSGTYERYARKKLKIAELIGLIPKDKIAAA